The following are from one region of the Hyphomicrobiales bacterium genome:
- a CDS encoding M23 family metallopeptidase: MLDRAGGDYFGSPTATGAQASGRLLPPLRPLADESPVKTRANWRWMLGTFLTGIAGVALIGGALYTTFDGRSALAVIPDLARQDNGYALAGVGESARGARKGDRVSAVNLGIAVKHIIHESTVTKIGSKEFIEVKPYVHMTASLSLATSELTDDLPPFDPLKLFAEAAEDGAEAPQQARVASSGEIKVTLASFVPDGQFAYPGDIGFAEAENEVREALDLSLPFTESGFADQFGDPGHDEGLVDEIVTASFGPALDLPGAESEFLTDIAKSTDSSNLSEFADKTVKVSRGDTLTSLLLANGTTPQEANAIAEVIEEAIGTSKLMEGAELRLRFASEAGAGRLKPTRVSLFDSEAHIATVGLAVADDQSAYIALDEADALLANERTMRVMPRRSHAQLYDSLFETGRKSNLPESVMQRMMRIQAYDVDFKRQVQPGDSFDVFYIADDNEGDVSGDPEILFTALTVRGETKRFYRFRTPDDGVVDFYDDEGKSAKKFLIRKPMNGGVFRSSFGMRRHPILGYRKMHTGVDWAARRGTPIVAAGNGIVEEAKWLSGYGRFTLIRHTNGYETSYAHQSAFADGIAPGVKVKQGQVIGYVGSTGLSTGPHLHYEVIVNGRAVDPMRIRVPRGRTLQGHLLAAFQREKARINWLMRQPAAGTRVAAAAAGPR, from the coding sequence GTGATTATTTCGGCAGCCCGACTGCGACCGGCGCGCAGGCGTCGGGCCGTCTGCTGCCGCCGCTGCGGCCACTTGCCGATGAAAGCCCCGTCAAGACACGCGCCAATTGGCGCTGGATGCTCGGCACCTTCCTCACTGGCATCGCCGGTGTGGCGCTCATTGGCGGCGCGCTATACACCACCTTCGATGGCCGTTCGGCACTCGCCGTCATTCCCGACCTCGCCCGCCAGGACAACGGTTACGCGCTGGCCGGTGTCGGCGAGTCTGCGCGCGGCGCCCGCAAGGGAGACCGGGTCAGCGCCGTGAATCTCGGCATCGCCGTCAAACACATCATCCACGAAAGCACCGTTACCAAGATCGGCTCCAAGGAGTTCATCGAGGTCAAGCCGTACGTCCACATGACCGCCAGCCTGTCGCTGGCGACGTCCGAATTGACCGACGATCTGCCGCCCTTCGATCCGCTCAAGCTGTTTGCCGAGGCCGCCGAGGACGGTGCGGAGGCGCCGCAGCAGGCGCGCGTTGCTTCGAGCGGCGAGATCAAGGTGACGCTTGCCAGCTTCGTCCCCGACGGCCAATTCGCCTACCCGGGCGACATCGGTTTCGCCGAAGCCGAGAATGAGGTGCGCGAGGCGTTGGACCTGTCCCTGCCTTTCACCGAATCGGGATTTGCCGACCAGTTCGGCGACCCGGGCCACGATGAAGGGTTGGTTGATGAAATCGTGACCGCTTCGTTCGGTCCGGCACTGGACTTGCCGGGAGCGGAATCCGAATTTCTGACCGACATCGCCAAGTCGACCGATTCCTCGAACTTATCGGAGTTCGCCGACAAAACGGTCAAGGTGTCGCGCGGCGACACGCTGACGAGCCTGCTGCTCGCCAACGGCACCACCCCGCAGGAAGCCAATGCCATCGCCGAGGTGATCGAAGAGGCCATTGGCACCAGCAAGCTGATGGAAGGTGCAGAGCTGCGCCTCCGCTTCGCCAGCGAGGCCGGCGCCGGACGGCTCAAGCCGACCCGCGTCAGCCTCTTCGACAGCGAGGCACACATAGCAACCGTCGGTCTTGCCGTCGCCGACGATCAATCGGCCTATATCGCGCTCGACGAGGCAGACGCCCTGCTCGCCAACGAAAGGACGATGCGCGTGATGCCCCGCCGCTCGCACGCGCAACTCTATGACAGCCTGTTCGAGACCGGGCGCAAATCCAACCTGCCGGAAAGCGTCATGCAACGCATGATGCGCATCCAGGCCTATGACGTCGACTTCAAGCGTCAAGTGCAGCCCGGCGATTCCTTCGATGTCTTCTACATCGCCGACGACAATGAGGGGGACGTCTCCGGCGATCCGGAGATTCTCTTTACGGCGCTGACGGTGCGCGGCGAGACCAAGAGGTTCTACCGCTTCCGGACGCCCGACGATGGCGTCGTCGATTTCTACGACGACGAGGGCAAGAGCGCGAAAAAATTCCTCATCCGCAAACCCATGAACGGCGGAGTTTTCCGTTCCTCATTCGGCATGCGCCGCCATCCGATCCTCGGCTATCGCAAGATGCACACGGGCGTCGATTGGGCGGCGCGCCGGGGAACGCCGATCGTCGCTGCCGGCAACGGTATCGTCGAAGAGGCCAAGTGGCTCTCTGGCTACGGCCGCTTCACTCTGATCCGGCACACCAACGGATACGAGACCTCCTATGCCCACCAAAGCGCCTTCGCCGATGGGATCGCCCCGGGCGTCAAGGTCAAGCAGGGGCAGGTGATCGGCTATGTCGGCTCGACCGGCCTGTCGACCGGCCCGCACCTGCACTATGAGGTGATCGTCAATGGCCGCGCGGTCGACCCGATGCGCATTCGGGTGCCGCGCGGGCGCACCCTTCAGGGCCACCTGTTGGCCGCGTTCCAGCGCGAGAAGGCCCGCATCAACTGGCTGATGCGCCAGCCGGCGGCGGGAACCCGGGTCGCCGCGGCAGCCGCCGGCCCGCGTTGA